TGTTTCTTTTATTAATTTTGCAGATGAACCTGTGTTTGTTTGAATTTTTAATACAGTAAATGAATAATCTCTATTTACATATTGATTACTAAAGGGATTAACTTTAATACTCTCTTTAATCTCAATTTCGGAGTCAGGAATTATTCCATTGTGCATCTCTTTTACTATATCTTGAATTCCTTGAATTCTTATAACTGATTCTCTTGAGTCTATTTTTTGAGATAGTATATCAATATATTTTATATATCTTGCATTTCTAATATCATTTAGTGGTTCTTCTACATATACTATTAAATATATCATATCAGCACCAAATTCAGACCTCATAAGATTCATTGTTTTAATCTCATCAATTTCTTGAGGAAGAACTTTTTCTAAAGAAGGTTCTACATTGTCAACTAGTTTTAAAATACCTGGTGCTATTAATAGACCAAGTATTAAGAATACCCAAAGGATTTTCTTAGGATATTTTGTTTGCATATTAACAATTTGTTCTGCAATTTTTTCTAGTCCTTTTTTTTCCTTTCTTTGTTTCATTTTTTTACCTCGTATAAAAATGAAGAAATTTCAATAAAATTCCTTAACAAAGCAATACTATGTATTTTACTTTGTTTCATTTATTCTCCTCCAGATGAAATTCACCCTCAATTCCAAATTTGAATTTGGATTTTAAATAATAGACGAATCTTTCTTCAATTATTAGAAGAGCTGGTAGGCCAAATATTGAAAATACTAAAGAGTATCCAATTCCTATTGCCATTAATACTCCAAATTTACCCATCTCTGGCATAGCTCCAATTAAAAATGCAAGGAATGCTGAGATTGTAGTTAATGAAGTTACAGTTAATATCTTTCCAGTATGTGTTATTGCAAGTTCAACTGAATTTTTTATTGAATTTCCATTTTTTCTTTCATATTTAAATTTGTTTATTATATGAATTGAAAAATCAATTCCTATTCCAATTACCATTGCTGCAACTCCACCTGCAAGTGTTGATATAGGTAAGTTTGCATAACCCATAGTTCCGTATAGCCAATTGATACTTGTGTATACGACAATTATTGGGACAAGAGCACTGCTTAGAGATCTAAATATTATAACTGTAATTGTAAATACAAAAAATAATGAAATCCATTGTGTGTTTGTCCTATCTGCATTAATTAGTTCTCCTAATTTTTGTTGAATTATTGGAGTTCCAGTTAATTTAATTTCAGTTCCCCTTGGAGGTGGAACATCTGAGATTAGTTCTTTAATCTTTGATGATAAAAGATTCATTCTTGAATCATCTGCACTAATATCAGTTGTTACTATTATTATACTAATTGTTGAATCATCATTAATAAAATTTCTAAGTTGAGTTTTTATTGGCTGAGTATCAATTAAAGAATAATAGTTTTCATCATTTACAGAATTTTGTGAATAGAAATCAAGAATTTTTGAATAGGAATATGTTTCAATTACATCAGGTTCTCGTTCTACAAGTTTGGTTAGTTCGTTAGTATATTCGTAGACTTTTTTGTTTCTTATGTCCATGATTGAGTTTGGATCTGAAGAGTCTCGATTTGTTTGAATGACTATTGCAATCATATCTTGACCTAAATCATTGTCTCTTAATACATTAAATGCACTGATTTCTTCAACATCTTTAGGCATCATTTGTTCAAGAGATGCAACAGTTTTCACTTGAGAAACTCCTCCAAGTATCATTATACTTAGAACTAATATAATACCAACTGTTAAGTACGGATTTTCAACTTGAAAATGTGCAACTTTTTTCAACAGTTTTTCATAGATTTTAGCCATTTTTACTTTTTTGGTAGTAAGTACATAGATTCCTTTATTTATAAATGGTTTCAAATCATGAATTTAGAGTGGTTTGTCTCACACTTTTATGTGCTAGTTTTTAGAACTACTTCCTTTGAGTTTTAGATTTATTTTATTTTTAATTAGAAAACTCTTATAAAGTTTAAAGTTTATTTAATACTTATATGGAAGCTATTGTAAGATTAGGAAAGTATAAACATTTTAAAGGATTTATTTGTACTGTTATAGGTATTGGGAGACATTCTGAAACTATGGAGAAAATGGTTGTATACACACATGCAAATAATGATGGAGAGGATGAGATGTGGGTAAGACCTGTTACTATTTTTTTATCTAAAAAAAGAGTTGATGGTGAACTTGTTGATAGGTTTGTATATATTGGTGAATAAGATGAGTAAGTTTAATTTATTTTTATTTTTTATTTTTTTATTTGTTTTTTCTGCTTGTAGTGAAGTTGTTAAAATTACAAATTTTGATGATTGCTTAGCAGTTGGAAATCCCATTATGGAAACTTACCCAAGACAATGTAGCGTAGAAGGTGAGATTTTTGTTGAAGAATTTAATTTACAAAGAGAGTGTTTAAATAATGATGGAAGATGGATTGAAGAATTTAATGAATGTGAATTTATATCTATGGAGAAGTGTGAATTTTTAGGTGGGACATTTAATGAGTGTGGAAGTGCTTGTAGGAATAATCCTGAAGCGGAATTTTGTACTATGCAGTGCGTTCCGTATTGTTCTTTTGAATAATTAAATAATACACTCACTCATTATATTCGTTTATTACTATTTGAAATTGAAAATTACAAATAGATTTAAATAATATAACTTTTAATTCTTATTTATGGATAATTCTTTACATCTTAAAAAAATTGAGACTGAACTTAAATTAAGAGGTTTTTCTCCACAAACTATTAAGATGTATAAACTTTATAATAGACATTTTTTAGTATATATTGAAAAGGATCCTAAAGAAATTGTTGAAGATGATGTCAAATTGTATTTATCTGAAAAATTAGGTAAAGGTCTTTCTGCTAGGAGTATTGCACTTATTAAGTCTGCAATTGTATTTTATTATAATGAGATTTTAGGGAATAAATTTGAGATTAAAACGCCAAAAATTAAGAAGTCAGTTCCTATTGTCTTATCAAAGGAAGAACTTACAAAATTATTTGATTCAGTTGTAAATCGACAACATAAGCTGATTTTGAAATTATATTATTCTTCAGGGCTTCGTTTGTCTGAAGCTACTAGTCTTAGGAAAAAAGATTTAGATTTTAATGAGAATGTTATCTGGATTAGAGATGGTAAGGGTGGAAAAGATAGGATGTCTATATTATCAACTGGAATTTCCAAGGACTTAGCTGAATTTACGAAGTATAAGAAAGATAAAGATTTTGTCTTTGTGAATAAAAAGGGAGACCCACTTAGTCCTAGAAGTGTTCAAATGATTATTGAAAAGGCAAAACTTAAAGCTGATATTTCAAAAGAGGTTCATATTCATACATTAAGACATTCGTTTGCAACTCATTTACTCGAGGCTGGAGTTGATATTAGAAAAATTCAAGAATTACTAGGACATTCATCTCTTGAAACTACTCAAATTTATGCTCAGGTTTCATCAAAAGAACTAAAGAAAATTAAGAGTCCTCTAGATTAGCTCTCTTTAATTTTTTCAATCTATTCTTTTCAAGTTCTCTTTCTTTTTCAATTATTATTTTTCTTCTTTCACACTCTTTTATTTCAGCTTCATTTAGTTTATCTTTTTTTATTGTGTTATTTATTTCTTTTAATTGATTTGTTAGTGCGTCAATTTTTTTAGAATATGGTTCAACTTTTCTGCCAGGAGTTTTAGTGTAATTTATTTTTAATCCGAAAAGTGCTTTTTTATTAATTTTATAATTCATATTTATTTTTCTTTTTTTGTCTTTAAATAATTTTCTAATACTGAATTTGTTTAAATTTATATAACAACAAATCTTTTTAAAGATAAAAGATATTCTTTTAGTATAGTTAAAAATGGATCTATCTAAATTTGGTGTTGAGGTTAAGGATGATAAACCTAAGAGTATAGAGGACACTAATTTAGAGGTTGATTTTGATAAGATTAGAGTAGATTATTTTTCTAAAGATGAAGAAAGGTATTTACCTTGGTTTCTGAAATATCAGCTTAAAAATTTTGATGATATGATAGTTACTTCTGAGATTAAAAAGATTATTGATTTTATTGAAAAATTTAAACCTGGTAGAGGTCTCTTACTTTATGGTCCTGCTGGAAGTGGTAAAACTACTACTCTTAATTTGGTTGGAGAAAAATATGATTATGAAGTTTTTGAAGTTAATGCTTCTGATAGTCGTAATAAAAATTCTATTGATTCTAGTATTGGTGATGTAATTAAACAAAAATCTTTGTTTGGGAAAGAAAAGTTACTTTTAATTGATGAGGTTGATGGTGTTTCTGGAAGTAATGATAGAGGAGGTGTTGCAGAGATTGTTAAACATTTGAAAGCTTCTAGGTATCCAATGGTTTTTACTGCAAATGATATTGATTCGGACAAGATTAAAGCATTAAAGAAACAATGTTTAGTGGTTGATTTTGTTAATAATTCTAAAGAGCTTTTGGTTGGGATTGGTGAGAGAATATTGATTAGCGAGAATGTTTCTTATGATAAAAAAGAGTTAGAAGAGTTTGTTGATCTTCGTGAGACTTCAGATATTCGTGGTTTTATTAACGATATTCAAGCGAATGTGATTAATAAAAAATTTATATTGAATGATGATTTAGAAATTCGTGATTATAAGAAAAAGATAGAAGGTTTGATGGATAAAATTTATTTTTCATATCCTGAAGATAGTGTTAGAAGTACTTTTAATTCTGATGTTAATTTAGATGATTTATTTTTATATTTGGAAGAAAATACGCCTAATGTTTATGCAAAGGGAGCGCTTATTCAAGCATTTAATGAGATTGCGAAAGCTGATGTTTTTAGAGGAAGAATTATGAAATGGCAGTATTGGAGATTTTTAGTTTATGTTAATTTCTATTTGACATTTGGAGTTTCTACTTGTAAGGGTTCTCCTAAGAAAAGTATTTACAAAAAAAATCAAAGAATACTTAAGAAATGGATTTATGGGAATCAAGTAAATGCTCTTCGTGGGAGAACAAAAATTGAGAAGAAGAATGATGTGCCTTTAAGGTTTATTGAAAAACTTTCAAAGCTTTATTCTTGTTCAGTTGTTAGATGTAGAAAAAGGGATTTGTTTTATTTTGCAATGCAGTATCAAAATGATAAGGAGTTTGCAAAAGCAATGGATGAGAAGTTAGAAATTGATGATGCAACTAGAAAAGCTTTGAGAAGTTTGTGATCACAAAATTTAAAATTATGTCAAATTTTTATTTACTTTTTTTCTATATAAAAGAATATATTTATAATAAATAAACGCTCATGATTTATATGAAGAAAGAATCCAAATTTTTAGAATGTGGCGATTTTGAAAAAAAATCAGAATCTAGAATTATAATTAAGGATCCGTTGTACAAACAAATTTTTGTTGAACCTGAGCATAAGAAGTATCTGGATTTGAAAGAGTTTCAGAGATTGCGTCATATTAAACAGACAACTTTTGTTGATTTTGTTTATCCTTCTGCGAATCATACAAGATTTTCACATTGTTTAGGAGTCTATCATTTGATGAAGAAAGTTTTTGAAAATAAACTTATGAAAATTTCTGATAAGGAGAAAGAATTGTTAATACTTGCTGCTCTTTTTCATGATTTAGGGCATGGTCCTTTTTCTCATTTTTGGGAGAGAGCTTTTCCTCATTTTAATCATGAAAAAACTACTCGTGAGATTTTGATAAATTTAGGTTTGAGTGATGTTGCTAAGTTACTTGAAGGTAAGAGTCCTTATTATTATTTGATTTC
The sequence above is a segment of the Candidatus Woesearchaeota archaeon genome. Coding sequences within it:
- a CDS encoding MMPL family transporter, which encodes MAKIYEKLLKKVAHFQVENPYLTVGIILVLSIMILGGVSQVKTVASLEQMMPKDVEEISAFNVLRDNDLGQDMIAIVIQTNRDSSDPNSIMDIRNKKVYEYTNELTKLVEREPDVIETYSYSKILDFYSQNSVNDENYYSLIDTQPIKTQLRNFINDDSTISIIIVTTDISADDSRMNLLSSKIKELISDVPPPRGTEIKLTGTPIIQQKLGELINADRTNTQWISLFFVFTITVIIFRSLSSALVPIIVVYTSINWLYGTMGYANLPISTLAGGVAAMVIGIGIDFSIHIINKFKYERKNGNSIKNSVELAITHTGKILTVTSLTTISAFLAFLIGAMPEMGKFGVLMAIGIGYSLVFSIFGLPALLIIEERFVYYLKSKFKFGIEGEFHLEENK
- a CDS encoding DUF1653 domain-containing protein; the protein is MEAIVRLGKYKHFKGFICTVIGIGRHSETMEKMVVYTHANNDGEDEMWVRPVTIFLSKKRVDGELVDRFVYIGE
- a CDS encoding tyrosine-type recombinase/integrase, encoding MDNSLHLKKIETELKLRGFSPQTIKMYKLYNRHFLVYIEKDPKEIVEDDVKLYLSEKLGKGLSARSIALIKSAIVFYYNEILGNKFEIKTPKIKKSVPIVLSKEELTKLFDSVVNRQHKLILKLYYSSGLRLSEATSLRKKDLDFNENVIWIRDGKGGKDRMSILSTGISKDLAEFTKYKKDKDFVFVNKKGDPLSPRSVQMIIEKAKLKADISKEVHIHTLRHSFATHLLEAGVDIRKIQELLGHSSLETTQIYAQVSSKELKKIKSPLD
- a CDS encoding AAA family ATPase gives rise to the protein MDLSKFGVEVKDDKPKSIEDTNLEVDFDKIRVDYFSKDEERYLPWFLKYQLKNFDDMIVTSEIKKIIDFIEKFKPGRGLLLYGPAGSGKTTTLNLVGEKYDYEVFEVNASDSRNKNSIDSSIGDVIKQKSLFGKEKLLLIDEVDGVSGSNDRGGVAEIVKHLKASRYPMVFTANDIDSDKIKALKKQCLVVDFVNNSKELLVGIGERILISENVSYDKKELEEFVDLRETSDIRGFINDIQANVINKKFILNDDLEIRDYKKKIEGLMDKIYFSYPEDSVRSTFNSDVNLDDLFLYLEENTPNVYAKGALIQAFNEIAKADVFRGRIMKWQYWRFLVYVNFYLTFGVSTCKGSPKKSIYKKNQRILKKWIYGNQVNALRGRTKIEKKNDVPLRFIEKLSKLYSCSVVRCRKRDLFYFAMQYQNDKEFAKAMDEKLEIDDATRKALRSL